A single Chloroflexota bacterium DNA region contains:
- a CDS encoding tail fiber domain-containing protein, giving the protein MSYQLAGAVAIHDQTVNLTASFTLPGGSYPCRIRVDSETMIVTGGAGSGFLSVQRGVDGTAPAAHDAGATVYDDTDTDEHVGDLVADTLTADHATGERSPNAALGVFSVGGFMSRGIGGRQSGFQAYQTGPEDPIYYVYHDRAGDSTLQVGDVLFYLLSEGSTAADPFYAFGSSIGVSVGAIDGDGIEANLDVALGTLDGTSPSRLQVRGLDGTVRPGADNAQKLGDASRRWSVVYAGTGTINTSDRGAKQDVRTVAADDDGRALLGVARRLSDRMSSYRMKDAVEQKGDDARIHHGVTAQDVEAAFKAEGLDPARYGVWCRDAWDERVEVERVPLPHERGVPPSYERVETVIPAGEALGIRYEELFALMFAGMNARLAALEERLGL; this is encoded by the coding sequence ATGAGCTACCAGCTGGCTGGAGCCGTCGCCATCCACGACCAGACCGTCAACCTGACGGCTTCGTTCACCCTGCCGGGCGGCAGCTACCCGTGCCGGATCCGGGTCGACAGCGAGACGATGATCGTGACTGGCGGAGCCGGGTCCGGGTTCCTGTCGGTCCAGCGAGGCGTCGACGGCACGGCTCCGGCAGCCCACGATGCCGGCGCGACGGTCTACGACGACACGGACACCGATGAGCATGTCGGAGACCTGGTGGCCGACACCCTCACGGCCGACCACGCGACGGGGGAGAGGTCTCCGAACGCCGCGCTGGGGGTGTTCAGCGTCGGCGGCTTCATGTCACGCGGCATCGGCGGCCGCCAGAGCGGCTTCCAGGCGTACCAGACCGGTCCCGAGGACCCCATCTACTACGTCTACCACGACCGGGCCGGCGACTCGACGCTGCAGGTCGGCGATGTCCTGTTCTACCTGCTCAGCGAGGGCTCCACAGCGGCGGACCCGTTCTACGCGTTCGGGTCTTCCATCGGGGTGAGCGTCGGCGCGATCGATGGAGACGGCATCGAGGCCAACCTCGATGTGGCGCTCGGCACGCTTGATGGGACCAGCCCGTCCAGGCTGCAAGTGCGCGGACTGGATGGGACGGTCCGGCCTGGCGCGGACAACGCACAGAAGCTGGGTGACGCGTCTCGCCGCTGGAGCGTGGTCTACGCCGGGACCGGGACCATCAACACTTCTGACCGGGGCGCGAAGCAGGACGTGCGGACCGTCGCTGCCGACGACGACGGGAGGGCACTCCTGGGCGTGGCTCGTCGGCTGTCCGATCGGATGTCGTCCTACCGCATGAAGGACGCCGTAGAGCAGAAGGGCGACGACGCGAGGATCCACCACGGCGTGACCGCGCAGGACGTGGAGGCAGCGTTCAAGGCCGAGGGCCTGGATCCAGCACGGTACGGCGTCTGGTGCCGGGACGCGTGGGACGAGCGGGTCGAGGTCGAGCGCGTCCCGCTGCCGCATGAGAGGGGCGTGCCTCCCAGCTACGAGAGGGTCGAGACCGTCATCCCTGCGGGTGAGGCGCTCGGCATCCGGTACGAGGAGCTGTTCGCCCTGATGTTCGCGGGCATGAACGCGCGCCTGGCGGCGCTGGAAGAGAGGTTGGGACTGTGA